The DNA sequence GTACGATGCTTTTTTTATCAGGATTAGAAAGATAATTACTGGCCTCAATCGCTAACATATCTTCTTCATAATCAAGCCCAAGAAAAGCACAAACCTCTGAGAGTACAGCGGGCGTATCCTCGATAAGGTCTTCGTACTTTAAATAATAATTCTGAAGAGCCGGTAAAGGGCGTATCTGCCAGGCTTTTGCTCCTATTTTCACAAAAGATGCTGCGTATAATAAACGTTCATCCTCCGAGTAATTACTCAGGTACCTTCGCTGTAACTTCAAGATACTACAGACAACATCATAAGGATGGCGGACAATCCTGACCAATTTAATTCCCGGAAAAAGACGGCAAATGAGTTTTACGCGATGGTTGTTTCCAGGCGATTTTTCGCCAAAAACTGTCTTCTTTTCATAAGCTAAGTATTGGGTTGCCAATGCTTTCAATACGCTCTTAACAGGGCCTTGGTAGGTTGTATTTTCCTTCCAATATTGCTGGGCAACACCAAGCGCAGGATCATTAAATTCTTTCAGCCATCCCGTCAGGTAGGTCATAAACTGGTGGTAATGCCAATTAGACACAAAACGCCCTCTCCAGGTGGTTCGGTACACGCTGGTAAATACATCAGACTCGGGGCAAACAGCTATTTCAGAATGGTTATCGAGCAAGCGCTCCAGCAAGGTCGTACCTGATCGAGCGACTCCTAGTATTAAAAAATGCGTCTTTCCTGTCTCTTTCATGCCTGCAACATCTTTAGCCTTGGCAAAAGCAGCGCGAATAACGCTCTTTCCTACAATTTACAAATTAACAAAGTACCCATAAGCATAGGCAGGCTTAGTTTTCCAAAACTGAGCACGAATGTTTTGCAGCAGTTTATTGGGGTACGGTTTTAGTTGCACCCCTAGTTCTCTTATGCGTTTTATGTCTTGAAGACTTAAATAGCCTTTGGTGGGTGTAAAAAGCAGCTCGAAACCATGTTTTTCCAAATAATTCCTGCGGTGTTGTTGAAATCGTCTCGCCGCAAGCGTTGTATCCCTAGAATGGTTTAAACCAGTGATAATCAACTGCCCCCCCGGAGTTAATTTATTCATCAATTCACCTACTGTTTTTGCTGGATCTACCAGAAAGGCTACTCCTCTGTTCAAAATAATTACATCAAAGGTATCTTCGATAATTGCCAGGCTACCTTCTATATCCATCTGAACAGATTCCCATTGATTGTTATAAAACTGCTGCGCGCCAAGACCATCATACTTGTCAGCGAAATAAGCAATAGCCAATGGTTGGTGCCCCCATTTCACCAAATTATTAGACAACCAGCCATTCCAACTTCCAAAATTCAATACCCTAAGCTGCTGCTGCCCTGCCAAATGCCGAGCTATGATGGCGAGATCTTCCCGAAAAGCTTTCCATTCGGCTTCTTTTCGTCCTAGTACATTGTCTAAAAAAGGTAGTTGCTCATAAACACTTGTATCAATAATACGCACCCCCTCCGCTGCTCTAGCCTTGATAAAATGCTGTTCGTACCAATGAAATCCTTGATAAAAATCATCGGTAAATAACCTAACAACACCATTTTCACTTGCCAGGCAATCCTCCCCCCCGCAAGAAAGGGTTATGAAGTCTACCAATTGATGACACCGAGGGCAACGTATCTTCCAGTTCATCTTATAACCATTTTGCAATCTGAGCATAAACCAATGCCGGTGTATAACGCGTGAGGCAAGGTACATCACCGTGCTTACAAACTGGCTCCATGCAATCACCACATTCCAAATCAGAAGACGTCAGATTGACAACATGATCGTAGGGCGGCGCAGTCCAGTCGGCACGGGTAGATCCCAGCATCAGGCAGATTTTCACGCCCTGTACCCAGGCCATGTGCGCCAGTCCTGAGTCTTCAGTCAACATCAATTGTATCTTTGGCAGGATAGAAAATGCCTCTAATTGACTTGTCTTACCCACTAAATTGAGGCAGCGCTCAGGAAAAGCATTGCTCATGGTTTGCGCTTTTTCAGCGATCCTGTCATCACCGATGAAAAGAATTTTAAAGTCGTAGGCAAGCTCTTTTTCCAATAATGCGATAAAAGATAGGTAGTTGGCCATTGGCCAGTTTCGGCTCGTGTAGTAACCAGCAGGGTTCAAAACGATCAACTTGCTCTTTCCGTCCCAGCCTGCTTCCTTTAGCTTGTTTATCCCGAGCTCCGAAGACTTTAACGAGAGCTGAAAATCCGCCGTCGTTGAAAAACCGGAGTTCTGTATGGCTTTTTGATAACGCAGGCCCGCGAAATAATCGCCATATTTATCAAAAACAGGTGCTTTGTGGTGACCCAATAGACGCAATAGCAACTTCGATTTTCGGTCTGCTTGCAAGTCGATGATGGTATCGTACCGTTGAAACAACAGCAATGGCCATTTCAGCATGGCACCCAGGAAAAGCTTCTTGGCTTGCATTCCTCCTTTAATGCCTATGACACGGTCAAACAGGATGATGTTTTCAGGGATAGTAATCACCCGCTCAGCAGTCAATAAGTCTATTTGTGTATGAGGATGAGCCTTCCTTAAGGCATTTACATAAGGTAAGATAGCCACCAGGTCGCCAAAGGCGTGAAAACGGATAATCAGTATTTTGTCTCTTTTCCCCAAGCTAACGCTACTTTTTAAAAGGTTATCAGTTGTGCGAATCAATAAACTGCACCAATGCCTGCCCTACTCGCTTTTGTCCTTCAGGACGAAGATGAGGGTCGTTTTCATAATAATAGGAAGGGCCTTCCGCTTCATCGATAAGGTACTCAAGTGCATTGAAAAAGTATCGATTATCTTTTGACAAACTACGTTTCAAGTCATAAAAAAAAGGATAGTCAACTTGAAGAAAAGCAGCTTTGTCTTCAAAAACGCCACCCAAGGCTTGCATTCTTTCCAGATAAGGTGTACCCAATTGAGCACAGTGGGGCATGACCACGATGACTACTTTACAATCTGGTGCCGCGAGGTCTAGCACCGCTTGTAGGTCTTTTACGTAGTTGCGAAAATCTGCTCCCCTTTGCTCCTTCAGTAAGACCGTATGTTCGAGTAAATCGGGCTCTACTTGAAAGTAAAGTGGTGTACGGCGATTGTATTTTTCCACAGCAAATTGTGCCGATAATTTTGTTCCCAAACCGGGATTGGGATCTGTTACGAATGCTGCCTTTAGCTGTGGTAATTTGGCATTGATGTATCCCACTACCAGCAGCCGATCGGCCAGCCACCAGTACCACTTTCTCAGATAGCTGATTTTTTCTCCACGGATGGAATGTCTATATTCCACCAGGTCATTGCCTACATATATTTGATAAATGAGCATTTGCGGTTTAAAGCGCTTTATTCTGCGCTTTGCCATCACACTATGCTGCCTGACACTCGTGCCTGGCACGGCAGTATTGATGATCCGATGGCTGGGTATAGCTGCTCGTAGGTACTTTACGTAGCTGTTGGTGTCAGCGCTAAAAGAATCCCCCATCACAAGTACCGTGGGGCGATCATCATCAGGCAATAAATCCTCCGCACTATTTAAGCCCGTCAAATTGCCTTTGTAAAAGTCCACTACGTAAAACCTATAGCATACCTCCAGTAACAACAAGGTGGTAAAGCCCAAAAAAAGCAGATAAACAGCCAGGTCTCTTAGTTTTCGCAGCATTGTCCTGTAGGATGACAAATCGGATAGTAAGCTGATTAGGATAACTGTTGCCGAGGCATCAATTTGTCAGCGAGAATTTTTTCCAAAGGCCATTCAAAAAACAGCATATCACAGCGCACACCCGCCAACCACTGTAGTGGCGCCGTATACCATTTCCGTTGTCGACCAGCCAATTTATTGTAAAACTTGAACCGATCTACCATTCGGTATTTTTCGGGGCTCACCCAAGGTCCAGATGAACCAATATAGTCAAAATCAGCCCAGTCTTCAATCGTATCGGGCAGTTGATAACCCTTCGCCACCACATCTTGCGTTATCTTGGATCCCGGATACGGCTTGAAAAAGAAGATCGGCGTCGTAAACCCGGGGTGCATATTGTTCAAGGCTCTAGCAACGCGCAGTGAGTCTAACACACTTTTATCTGATTCATCTGGAAAACCGACGATAAAGGGGAATATCACATTGATGTTGCGAGCAGCACATTTTTGAGCCGTTTCGTACACTTGTTCGAGTTTGATGTCTTTGGCCAACCAATCCATCATCTCCTGCGAACCAGACTCCACACCCACCAAGACACGCCTGAGTCCGCTAGCTTTGCACAAATCAAATTCTTCCTCGCTCATGCGCGCGCCCTGATCAGCTCGCATGGTACCGGCCCAGGTGGTTTTTATCCCTCGGTCCAGAAACTGCTGTGCGATGGCCGTTACGCGTTGTCTTTTGGTAAAGAAGGTCTCATCCTGAAAATTTAGGTCGGTAAACTGGTATTTTTTGTACCAATATTCCAGCTCCTCCCCCATTCTATCAGGTTCTATGGCCGTCCATTTCCGGCTAAACACAAAGGGGTCAGCGCAGAAGGTGCAACGAAACCGACAGCCCGCTGAGCTGATATAATCAAACTGGCGCTGCTTCTTGGCTTTGAAGTATTTCTCAACATCAATCAATTCGTAGTTTACCCTGGGCAAGAAGTTCATGTCTTCCAGCGCTCTACCAGGGTTTTTAACGATCTCTCCTTTGGCTGTTCTGTAACAAATACCATTTACGTTTGCCAGATCGGCACCGCTTTCCAAACAAGCAATAAGTTCGCGAAAAATGCCCTCGCCCTGGCCTTGTACACTGATGTCAATAGCTGGTTCATCCCGCAAGGTTTCTTCGGGAAACAAAGAAGTATGCCAACCGCCCCAGATGATAGGAATTTTGGAATGGCGTGCACGTACGGCTCTGGTGACCTGCAGTGCATCACGTAAGGGATTACCCGTAAGGGAAGTAACACCAAAGCACAATGCCCCTTCCGTTGCCTCCAATACCGCTTCCAGCGGACGATCGTCTACCCTGCCATCAATAATGATAACCTCGTAATAAGCTTCATCCAGCATTGAACCGATAGATAGCAGGGCAAGTGGCATGTCGTAGAAGACCGCCTTGGGGTTGTACAAAACCACTTTCTTTCTACTCATCAGTATCGCAGTTATTTGTGAGGTTCCAAAACTAAACAATTAGAACTTGGGCTAATAGATTAGGAGATAAAAAGTAGTAGCCCAGCCCAAAATAACCAGTTGTAAAACGCGATCACGATAAATAATCTCCACGGGTGAACCTGAAGATTTCGCATCAAGCGTCAATAGCAAATAACGGAGCGTCCCCAAAAAAACGAAGAAGGACGTTAGATAGATTTTATCAGAATTCAAGCGCTCCATCACCACTGGAGAGAGCGAATAAATAATGTAGGCCATGAGTGTAATGGTCAGCATTATCGTAATTGCACGGTCCAAGAAAGTCAAGGTATAGGTAGGCTCACTACGTGATTCAATAGCCACTTCGGGGGCTATGGCCAAATCGTGGCGCCGCTTTGCAAACCCCAAGGCCGTACAAAGCAAGAAAACGATCGTCACCAACCATTCTGACACAAAGACGCCAATCCCAACACCGCCAGCTAAAACCCGTAGCACAAAGCCTATACCCAGCACCGCTACATCTACAATCGCGAGGTATTTCAGATACAAACTATAGGCGATGTTCAACAATAGGTATGCCCCTACGATTGGTGCCACCTCTGGCAACTTAAAGCTGCATAGCCCGACAATAAGTAAAAGTGCGAGCATAAGCCCCACGGCAGCTTTGCTGGTAAAATAACCACTGGCAATGGGCCTGAATTTCTTAGTGGGATGCCGGCGGTCTTTCTCCACGTCTAGCAAATCATTGAAAATGTACACCACAGAGGAGCTTAAGCAAAAGTAGCCCCCCACCAGTAATAGTGACCATAAATTAGTTGGTCCCAGTTCCTTGGCAAAAATGGCAGGGATAAACACAAAACCGTTCTTTACCCAGTGCCGAACACGCAACAGCCCAGTAAATTGAACAAAAAAGGTCTTCATATCGGCAAGAACGCAAAGTTCAAGAAGTATTCAGCAGTTTTAGACTTGTTTTTATAAAAGAGGTAGCAAGTCGGCTGTAGTTAGTTCTCACTTTGACTTTTTTTGCCGCAGAGGTACTGACCTGCCAGCAAGCTCGCCTTGCAGGCAGGGACACGGAGTTTTTCTTAGTCACGAAGTCACTAACCTGCCTGCCAGCAAGCTGGTCTTGCTGGCAGGGACGATCAACGAAGTTAATGGGTGGTAAGTTGGGATTTCTGGCAGCGGGGTTGTTTTTAATAACAAGAAACAATAAGAAAGAAATTTTTAAATGAGTAAAAATAAACACTAAAAAAAACATCTCCAATTGTGTCAAAAAGTGCCATTCACCCAAAATCAGCATGGCCAACACCAGTAAGGCACCGTGCCAAATGGCATCATTCAACCTATTGGTGATCCAGAACCAGCTACACTCAATAATTGGGAAAATCAAAAGTCCTTGTAAAATACCTAGGAAGGGAAGGGGCAAATCCCATCCCAATAATGCCCCTAACCCACTGCTGATAGCCATTATCGAGAACAAGGCAACGAACCCTGAACTTAAAGCTAAAATAGGACCAAACCTCCATCTACCGTTAATAAATTTATAGAAGAGTCTTTTTCAAGCGTATCTTTCCAAGCTAAAATATCCAATTGGTGGTTAAACGCTACCAAAATAGGGTTGGACAATGGATAAATTTCCAGCCGCTGCGGAGTGCAGGTCGTTAGTAACAACAAGCTAAAGAGTAGCAGATAAGGTGAAATTTTACTTTCTATACCATAATAGATAAGACGGTGCTCTGCACCAAAGTTTATAGGCTGCTTTAAGCCTACCTTTTTGAGGCATTTACCTGCTCATCCACCCCAACATCCCCGGAAACAAAATAACCAAAATCAGCACAACGACCTGAATTACGATAAAAGGCACAATCCCTCGGTAGAGATGTTCTGTTTTCACCTCCGGCGGAGCGACACCTTTGAGGTAAAACAAGGAAAACCCAAAGGGCGGTGTGAGGAAAGACGTCTGTAAATTGAGGGCAATCAGGATACCCAACCAGATCAAGTCAACGCCCATGGCCTGGAAGATCGGTGCTACTACGGGTACGATAATGAAGATAATCTCGATAAAGTCAATAAAGAACCCCGCGACAAAAATCAGGATCATCACCAGCGCTAAAAATACGTACTCAGAGAGGTTTGCTTGCTCAATCAACTCCACCAGATAACGATCGCCACCCAACTCTCGGAATACCAGTGAGAAGGTGGTTGCCCCCAGCAAAATCACAAAAACCATGGTCGTCAGGTGGGTCGTTTCGCGCATAACGGCTTGAAGAACTTCCAGATTGAAACGCTTTTCAATGATCGTCAAAACCATTGCCCCTACCGCTCCAACGGCAGCAGCTTCCGTAGGAGACGCTATTCCCGCGAGAATCGACCCCAATACGGCAACAATCAGCAAAAGCGGGAGGAAAAAAGCTTTGAGCAAACGTCGCCAATAATTGGAGGCCCGAAATGCCGCCACTTCTTCCGCTGGTATCGGGGGAGCCAATTGAGGCCTGGCCCGAGCAAGCAGAAAAACGTAAAGCATATAAGCTACCACCAATAATAAACCCGGCAAAAGTGCCGCCGCAAAGAGCTGCCCCACACTGACATTGAGTACGCTCCCCAAAAGGATGAGCACGATAGACGGAGGTATAATTTGACCTAAAGTCCCGGAAGAGGCTATCACTCCGGTGGCCAACTCTATTTTATATCCCCGCCGCAGCATTGTAGGCAGACTGATCAAGCCCATTGTAATCACCGTGGCTCCTACGATTCCAGTGCTGGCTGCCAGCAAAGCCCCTACGATGATGACAGCAATAGCCAGCCCCCCGGGAATTTTACCAAACAACAAGGCCATGGTCTCTAGCAATCGCTCTGCCAAGCCCGATTTCTCCAGCATGATCCCCATGAAAACAAACAGCGGCACGGCAATCAATTCTTCCTTGGCCATAATCCCGGCGATCCTGATCGGCAGCAAGCTCACTACATCCGGGGACAAAAAGCAAATACCATAAATCAAAGACAAGCCTCCTAGA is a window from the Lewinella sp. LCG006 genome containing:
- a CDS encoding sulfotransferase, whose translation is MKETGKTHFLILGVARSGTTLLERLLDNHSEIAVCPESDVFTSVYRTTWRGRFVSNWHYHQFMTYLTGWLKEFNDPALGVAQQYWKENTTYQGPVKSVLKALATQYLAYEKKTVFGEKSPGNNHRVKLICRLFPGIKLVRIVRHPYDVVCSILKLQRRYLSNYSEDERLLYAASFVKIGAKAWQIRPLPALQNYYLKYEDLIEDTPAVLSEVCAFLGLDYEEDMLAIEASNYLSNPDKKSIVHPNLGQSINANNKNKYLQQLSEQQQQMLYRFFGADLVALPYEIADNKADLRLQQQLLVLKYQLLFQLKFHYWHDEIIRLKLLVKSLIHWVKGGK
- a CDS encoding class I SAM-dependent methyltransferase codes for the protein MNWKIRCPRCHQLVDFITLSCGGEDCLASENGVVRLFTDDFYQGFHWYEQHFIKARAAEGVRIIDTSVYEQLPFLDNVLGRKEAEWKAFREDLAIIARHLAGQQQLRVLNFGSWNGWLSNNLVKWGHQPLAIAYFADKYDGLGAQQFYNNQWESVQMDIEGSLAIIEDTFDVIILNRGVAFLVDPAKTVGELMNKLTPGGQLIITGLNHSRDTTLAARRFQQHRRNYLEKHGFELLFTPTKGYLSLQDIKRIRELGVQLKPYPNKLLQNIRAQFWKTKPAYAYGYFVNL
- a CDS encoding glycosyltransferase family 9 protein, giving the protein MGKRDKILIIRFHAFGDLVAILPYVNALRKAHPHTQIDLLTAERVITIPENIILFDRVIGIKGGMQAKKLFLGAMLKWPLLLFQRYDTIIDLQADRKSKLLLRLLGHHKAPVFDKYGDYFAGLRYQKAIQNSGFSTTADFQLSLKSSELGINKLKEAGWDGKSKLIVLNPAGYYTSRNWPMANYLSFIALLEKELAYDFKILFIGDDRIAEKAQTMSNAFPERCLNLVGKTSQLEAFSILPKIQLMLTEDSGLAHMAWVQGVKICLMLGSTRADWTAPPYDHVVNLTSSDLECGDCMEPVCKHGDVPCLTRYTPALVYAQIAKWL
- a CDS encoding radical SAM protein, with the translated sequence MSRKKVVLYNPKAVFYDMPLALLSIGSMLDEAYYEVIIIDGRVDDRPLEAVLEATEGALCFGVTSLTGNPLRDALQVTRAVRARHSKIPIIWGGWHTSLFPEETLRDEPAIDISVQGQGEGIFRELIACLESGADLANVNGICYRTAKGEIVKNPGRALEDMNFLPRVNYELIDVEKYFKAKKQRQFDYISSAGCRFRCTFCADPFVFSRKWTAIEPDRMGEELEYWYKKYQFTDLNFQDETFFTKRQRVTAIAQQFLDRGIKTTWAGTMRADQGARMSEEEFDLCKASGLRRVLVGVESGSQEMMDWLAKDIKLEQVYETAQKCAARNINVIFPFIVGFPDESDKSVLDSLRVARALNNMHPGFTTPIFFFKPYPGSKITQDVVAKGYQLPDTIEDWADFDYIGSSGPWVSPEKYRMVDRFKFYNKLAGRQRKWYTAPLQWLAGVRCDMLFFEWPLEKILADKLMPRQQLS
- a CDS encoding UbiA prenyltransferase family protein, whose translation is MKTFFVQFTGLLRVRHWVKNGFVFIPAIFAKELGPTNLWSLLLVGGYFCLSSSVVYIFNDLLDVEKDRRHPTKKFRPIASGYFTSKAAVGLMLALLLIVGLCSFKLPEVAPIVGAYLLLNIAYSLYLKYLAIVDVAVLGIGFVLRVLAGGVGIGVFVSEWLVTIVFLLCTALGFAKRRHDLAIAPEVAIESRSEPTYTLTFLDRAITIMLTITLMAYIIYSLSPVVMERLNSDKIYLTSFFVFLGTLRYLLLTLDAKSSGSPVEIIYRDRVLQLVILGWATTFYLLIY
- a CDS encoding TRAP transporter large permease subunit produces the protein MEILALLLFVSIFLLILYGYPVAFTLGGLSLIYGICFLSPDVVSLLPIRIAGIMAKEELIAVPLFVFMGIMLEKSGLAERLLETMALLFGKIPGGLAIAVIIVGALLAASTGIVGATVITMGLISLPTMLRRGYKIELATGVIASSGTLGQIIPPSIVLILLGSVLNVSVGQLFAAALLPGLLLVVAYMLYVFLLARARPQLAPPIPAEEVAAFRASNYWRRLLKAFFLPLLLIVAVLGSILAGIASPTEAAAVGAVGAMVLTIIEKRFNLEVLQAVMRETTHLTTMVFVILLGATTFSLVFRELGGDRYLVELIEQANLSEYVFLALVMILIFVAGFFIDFIEIIFIIVPVVAPIFQAMGVDLIWLGILIALNLQTSFLTPPFGFSLFYLKGVAPPEVKTEHLYRGIVPFIVIQVVVLILVILFPGMLGWMSR